One genomic region from Antedon mediterranea chromosome 3, ecAntMedi1.1, whole genome shotgun sequence encodes:
- the LOC140044452 gene encoding uncharacterized protein produces the protein MADEQPQLKRDGTMQVTAKEGIEYLKREGKEDLIPETNSNGNTPDDDKPEIPRDGTMQATLKDGKEFLESTGGQLPEEVRTRGDQEKLAEAEDDVPAVVRDNTMVATAKAGDEFLGEDKPLGETRTQSKAIAEAQDEENGEEDEDEDSKDEEEEEDEAVALKRTHTMAETLEEGEAFLKKKKSNGDSPVEEEVKADS, from the exons ATGGCCGATGAACAACCACAACTCAAAAGAGACGGAACTATGCAAGTCACAGCAAAG gAAGGAATTGAATACTTGAAGAGGGAAGGGAAGGAAGATCTTATACCAGAAACAAACAGCAATGGCAACACACCTGACGACGACAAACCAGAAATACCTCGCGATGGAACAATGCAAGCCACGTTGAAA GACGGTAAAGAATTTCTTGAAAGCACCGGTGGTCAGTTACCGGAAGAAGTAAGGACACGAGGAGATCAGGAGAAACTGGCAGAAGCAGAAGATGATGTACCCGCAGTAGTCCGGGACAACACTATGGTTGCCACGGCAAAG GCCGGAGACGAGTTCCTTGGAGAAGATAAACCATTAGGAGAAACAAGGACACAGAGTAAGGCAATCGCTGAAGCGCAAGATGAAGAGAATGGTGAGGAAGATGAAGATGAAGACAGCAAGGAtgaagaggaggaggaagatGAAGCAGTTGCACTCAAACGAACACACACAATGGCCGAGACATTAGAG gagGGTGAAGCCTTCCTAAAGAAGAAGAAAAGCAATGGCGATTCACCCGTTGAAGAAGAGGTCAAAGCGGACTCTTGA
- the LOC140044450 gene encoding putative oxidoreductase YteT isoform X1 — MGNNNTINRPTTTTIINREESDNIDKMSEVEAEETKIITAVIVGAGNRGQMYAEFSRIHPERFKVVAVADPKKFARTYIQKRYKLTDERVFEDFNDILKLEKLADCVVIATPDALHKEPAVGFANAGYHILLEKPMAVTEEDCREIVAACKKNNTILSVGHVLRYYPPLQKLKELINSGIIGDVVNIHLHEPVGFYHFAHSYVRGNWRNEDESTFVLMAKCCHDIDLLLWWFEGQRCTKVSSFGSLFQFRKEKKPEGASSRCMDCSVEKECPYSAKKMYLDPIKEGCVGWSSVICDEPSIESVTDALRNGPYGRCVYESDNDVCDNQVVNFEFENGQTATFSMVAFTEKLCERQVKVFGTMGELTFNGSGPISRFDFNSKEIFIHKPVCSFSGFGGHGGADYHLINSFVHALAENDPSKVVTGADISLRSHLLVFRAEQARVEGRVVVPEDVLV; from the exons ATG ggcaataataatactataaataggcctactactacaacAATCATCAACCGAGAAGAGTCggataatattgataaaatgaGTGAAGTTGAGGCTGAGGAAACAAAGATTATCACAGCTGTGATTGTTGGAGCTGGCAACAGAGGTCAGATGTATGCTGAGTTTTCTAGAATACATCCAGAAAGGTTTAAG GTTGTTGCAGTTGCTGATCCCAAAAAGTTTGCTAGGACCTATATTCAGAAGAGATATAAACTAACAGACGAACGTGTTTTTGAAg ATTTTAACGATATTTTAAAACTCGAGAAGCTTGCTGATTGTGTTGTCATAGCAACTCCTGATGCACTACACAAG GAACCAGCTGTAGGGTTTGCAAATGCAGGCTACCACATTCTGCTGGAGAAACCAATGGCT GTAACGGAAGAGGACTGTAGAGAGATTGTTGCTGCTTGTAAGAAGAACAATACTATATTGTCCGTTGGACATGTGCTGAGGTACTACCCACCGTTACAGAAACTGAAAGAGTTGATAAACAGTGGTATCATTGGCGATGTTGTTAACATTCATCTCCACGAACCA GTTGGGTTCTACCATTTTGCTCACTCTTATGTCCGAGGCAATTGGAGGAATGAAGATGAATCTACATTTGTTTTGATGGCCAAGTGTTGCCATGACATTGACCTTCTACTTTGGTGGTTTGAAGGTCAAAG GTGTACTAAGGTTTCATCGTTTGGATCACTCTTTCAgttcagaaaagaaaaaaag CCTGAGGGCGCTAGTTCTAGATGTATGGATTGCAGTGTTGAAAAGGAGTGTCCTTATTCTGCtaagaaaatgtatttagaTCCCATAAAAGAA GGTTGTGTTGGCTGGTCATCGGTCATCTGTGATGAACCGTCCATAGAATCTGTAACAGATGCCTTAAGGAACGGTCCATACGGTAGATGTGTCTACGAATCGGACAATGATGTCTGCGACAATCAAGTGGTcaattttgaatttgaaaacGGACAGACAGCCACTTTTTCTATGGTAGCTTTCACTGAAAAACTCTGTGAACGACAAGTGAAAGTATTTGGTACTATG GGCGAGTTAACTTTCAATGGGTCAGGCCCCATCTCTAGGTTTGATTTTAATTCAAAGGAGATATTCATACACAAGCCAGTGTGTTCGTTTAGCGGTTTCGGTGGCCATGGCGGAGCTGATTATCATTTAATCAACAGTTTTGTTCATGCACTCGCT GAAAATGATCCGTCAAAAGTTGTGACGGGAGCTGACATATCCCTCAGAAGCCATCTACTTGTCTTCCGGGCGGAACAAGCAAGAGTTGAGGGCCGTGTTGTTGTACCAGAAGATGTCCTAGTCTGA
- the LOC140044450 gene encoding putative oxidoreductase YteT isoform X2 — MSEVEAEETKIITAVIVGAGNRGQMYAEFSRIHPERFKVVAVADPKKFARTYIQKRYKLTDERVFEDFNDILKLEKLADCVVIATPDALHKEPAVGFANAGYHILLEKPMAVTEEDCREIVAACKKNNTILSVGHVLRYYPPLQKLKELINSGIIGDVVNIHLHEPVGFYHFAHSYVRGNWRNEDESTFVLMAKCCHDIDLLLWWFEGQRCTKVSSFGSLFQFRKEKKPEGASSRCMDCSVEKECPYSAKKMYLDPIKEGCVGWSSVICDEPSIESVTDALRNGPYGRCVYESDNDVCDNQVVNFEFENGQTATFSMVAFTEKLCERQVKVFGTMGELTFNGSGPISRFDFNSKEIFIHKPVCSFSGFGGHGGADYHLINSFVHALAENDPSKVVTGADISLRSHLLVFRAEQARVEGRVVVPEDVLV; from the exons atgaGTGAAGTTGAGGCTGAGGAAACAAAGATTATCACAGCTGTGATTGTTGGAGCTGGCAACAGAGGTCAGATGTATGCTGAGTTTTCTAGAATACATCCAGAAAGGTTTAAG GTTGTTGCAGTTGCTGATCCCAAAAAGTTTGCTAGGACCTATATTCAGAAGAGATATAAACTAACAGACGAACGTGTTTTTGAAg ATTTTAACGATATTTTAAAACTCGAGAAGCTTGCTGATTGTGTTGTCATAGCAACTCCTGATGCACTACACAAG GAACCAGCTGTAGGGTTTGCAAATGCAGGCTACCACATTCTGCTGGAGAAACCAATGGCT GTAACGGAAGAGGACTGTAGAGAGATTGTTGCTGCTTGTAAGAAGAACAATACTATATTGTCCGTTGGACATGTGCTGAGGTACTACCCACCGTTACAGAAACTGAAAGAGTTGATAAACAGTGGTATCATTGGCGATGTTGTTAACATTCATCTCCACGAACCA GTTGGGTTCTACCATTTTGCTCACTCTTATGTCCGAGGCAATTGGAGGAATGAAGATGAATCTACATTTGTTTTGATGGCCAAGTGTTGCCATGACATTGACCTTCTACTTTGGTGGTTTGAAGGTCAAAG GTGTACTAAGGTTTCATCGTTTGGATCACTCTTTCAgttcagaaaagaaaaaaag CCTGAGGGCGCTAGTTCTAGATGTATGGATTGCAGTGTTGAAAAGGAGTGTCCTTATTCTGCtaagaaaatgtatttagaTCCCATAAAAGAA GGTTGTGTTGGCTGGTCATCGGTCATCTGTGATGAACCGTCCATAGAATCTGTAACAGATGCCTTAAGGAACGGTCCATACGGTAGATGTGTCTACGAATCGGACAATGATGTCTGCGACAATCAAGTGGTcaattttgaatttgaaaacGGACAGACAGCCACTTTTTCTATGGTAGCTTTCACTGAAAAACTCTGTGAACGACAAGTGAAAGTATTTGGTACTATG GGCGAGTTAACTTTCAATGGGTCAGGCCCCATCTCTAGGTTTGATTTTAATTCAAAGGAGATATTCATACACAAGCCAGTGTGTTCGTTTAGCGGTTTCGGTGGCCATGGCGGAGCTGATTATCATTTAATCAACAGTTTTGTTCATGCACTCGCT GAAAATGATCCGTCAAAAGTTGTGACGGGAGCTGACATATCCCTCAGAAGCCATCTACTTGTCTTCCGGGCGGAACAAGCAAGAGTTGAGGGCCGTGTTGTTGTACCAGAAGATGTCCTAGTCTGA
- the LOC140044450 gene encoding putative oxidoreductase YteT isoform X3, which translates to MYEQGLRSEVVAVADPKKFARTYIQKRYKLTDERVFEDFNDILKLEKLADCVVIATPDALHKEPAVGFANAGYHILLEKPMAVTEEDCREIVAACKKNNTILSVGHVLRYYPPLQKLKELINSGIIGDVVNIHLHEPVGFYHFAHSYVRGNWRNEDESTFVLMAKCCHDIDLLLWWFEGQRCTKVSSFGSLFQFRKEKKPEGASSRCMDCSVEKECPYSAKKMYLDPIKEGCVGWSSVICDEPSIESVTDALRNGPYGRCVYESDNDVCDNQVVNFEFENGQTATFSMVAFTEKLCERQVKVFGTMGELTFNGSGPISRFDFNSKEIFIHKPVCSFSGFGGHGGADYHLINSFVHALAENDPSKVVTGADISLRSHLLVFRAEQARVEGRVVVPEDVLV; encoded by the exons ATGTATGAGCAAGGTTTAAGGTCAGAG GTTGTTGCAGTTGCTGATCCCAAAAAGTTTGCTAGGACCTATATTCAGAAGAGATATAAACTAACAGACGAACGTGTTTTTGAAg ATTTTAACGATATTTTAAAACTCGAGAAGCTTGCTGATTGTGTTGTCATAGCAACTCCTGATGCACTACACAAG GAACCAGCTGTAGGGTTTGCAAATGCAGGCTACCACATTCTGCTGGAGAAACCAATGGCT GTAACGGAAGAGGACTGTAGAGAGATTGTTGCTGCTTGTAAGAAGAACAATACTATATTGTCCGTTGGACATGTGCTGAGGTACTACCCACCGTTACAGAAACTGAAAGAGTTGATAAACAGTGGTATCATTGGCGATGTTGTTAACATTCATCTCCACGAACCA GTTGGGTTCTACCATTTTGCTCACTCTTATGTCCGAGGCAATTGGAGGAATGAAGATGAATCTACATTTGTTTTGATGGCCAAGTGTTGCCATGACATTGACCTTCTACTTTGGTGGTTTGAAGGTCAAAG GTGTACTAAGGTTTCATCGTTTGGATCACTCTTTCAgttcagaaaagaaaaaaag CCTGAGGGCGCTAGTTCTAGATGTATGGATTGCAGTGTTGAAAAGGAGTGTCCTTATTCTGCtaagaaaatgtatttagaTCCCATAAAAGAA GGTTGTGTTGGCTGGTCATCGGTCATCTGTGATGAACCGTCCATAGAATCTGTAACAGATGCCTTAAGGAACGGTCCATACGGTAGATGTGTCTACGAATCGGACAATGATGTCTGCGACAATCAAGTGGTcaattttgaatttgaaaacGGACAGACAGCCACTTTTTCTATGGTAGCTTTCACTGAAAAACTCTGTGAACGACAAGTGAAAGTATTTGGTACTATG GGCGAGTTAACTTTCAATGGGTCAGGCCCCATCTCTAGGTTTGATTTTAATTCAAAGGAGATATTCATACACAAGCCAGTGTGTTCGTTTAGCGGTTTCGGTGGCCATGGCGGAGCTGATTATCATTTAATCAACAGTTTTGTTCATGCACTCGCT GAAAATGATCCGTCAAAAGTTGTGACGGGAGCTGACATATCCCTCAGAAGCCATCTACTTGTCTTCCGGGCGGAACAAGCAAGAGTTGAGGGCCGTGTTGTTGTACCAGAAGATGTCCTAGTCTGA